In bacterium, one DNA window encodes the following:
- the carA gene encoding glutamine-hydrolyzing carbamoyl-phosphate synthase small subunit, protein MNTALLALEDGTVFEGRGFGARGECAGEVVFNTSITGYQEIFTDPSYCGQIVVLTNPQIGNYGANVADKESVRPFIEGLIVRDFSPVASNWRSEEKADEFLATSGIPVGSDIDTRALVRRLRSQGVMRGVLSSDGGDPRALVEKARSVPSMQGLDLATRVTTAERYEWEQPVESCSPSEDVGEAPPIRFHVVAYDFGIKHNILRRLRQVGCRSTVVPASTSAEDVLSLNPDGIFLSNGPGDPEPLEAQAVEVRKLVGKRPMFGICLGHQVLGLALGGKSFKLKFGHRGANHPVLHYPRNKVEITSQNHGFAIDPDSLDPNQIEITHINLNDRTLEGFLHRGHPLFCVQYHPEAAPGPHDSR, encoded by the coding sequence TTGAATACAGCATTACTCGCCCTGGAAGATGGGACCGTCTTCGAGGGCCGAGGCTTTGGTGCGCGCGGAGAATGCGCTGGTGAAGTTGTCTTCAACACCTCGATCACCGGCTATCAGGAGATATTCACCGATCCTTCCTACTGCGGCCAGATCGTCGTCCTGACCAACCCGCAAATCGGCAACTATGGCGCCAACGTCGCTGACAAGGAGTCCGTGCGGCCCTTCATCGAAGGTTTGATCGTACGGGACTTCTCGCCGGTGGCCAGCAACTGGCGCTCGGAAGAGAAGGCCGACGAATTCCTCGCAACCAGCGGCATTCCTGTCGGCAGCGACATCGACACTCGCGCGCTGGTGCGCCGGCTCCGCAGCCAGGGGGTGATGCGCGGCGTGCTGTCGAGCGACGGCGGCGACCCTCGGGCGCTGGTGGAGAAGGCACGCTCGGTTCCCTCGATGCAGGGACTCGATCTGGCGACGCGGGTCACCACCGCCGAGCGCTACGAGTGGGAGCAGCCGGTGGAGAGCTGCTCGCCGTCCGAGGACGTCGGGGAAGCGCCGCCGATCCGATTCCACGTGGTGGCTTACGATTTCGGAATCAAGCACAACATCCTGCGGCGGCTGCGGCAGGTGGGTTGCCGGTCCACCGTTGTTCCCGCGAGCACTTCAGCCGAGGACGTGCTCAGCTTGAATCCCGATGGCATCTTTCTTTCGAACGGTCCCGGTGATCCCGAGCCGCTCGAAGCGCAAGCTGTGGAAGTACGGAAGCTGGTAGGCAAGAGACCGATGTTCGGCATCTGCCTGGGGCATCAGGTGTTGGGCCTCGCGCTCGGCGGGAAGAGCTTCAAGCTGAAGTTTGGCCATCGTGGCGCCAACCATCCGGTGCTGCACTATCCGCGCAACAAAGTGGAGATCACCTCGCAGAACCACGGCTTCGCGATCGATCCGGATTCGCTCGACCCCAACCAGATCGAGATCACTCACATCAACCTCAACGACCGGACGCTCGAAGGTTTCCTCCACCGCGGCCATCCATTGTTCTGTGTGCAATACCACCCGGAAGCCGCGCCCGGTCCGCACGACTCGCGG